The DNA segment GCTCAAAGAGAAATCCTTATAATTGAAACTGTTGTTCCATCCCAGCTGCCATCTTGGATTGGCATTTCCCAGGTAAGTAGAATTTCCACCTTCTTTTACAATTGGATTTCCTCCTGCATCAATCATTACCCTTCCCTGGGCATCATGTTGTAACGAAGAACCATAGATATCTCCATAAGATCCGCCTTCTTTAAATTTAGATACAAAACTTGCTCCTGAAGAACCACTTAAAGTAAATTCAGTAATGTTCGGCGCCAGTTTCAATACCTTGTTCCTGTTCATGGAATAATTGATTCCTGTTTTCCACTTCAGTTCAGATTCGCCCAATACATCATAACCTAAAATCACCTCCACACCCTGGTTTTGGATATCTCCGGCATTAAAGTAATATTTATCAAATAAAGACACCTGTGATGCGTTTGCAATCAGGAATTGGTTTTTGGTATTTGTTTTATAATAGGTAAAATCAAAATTCAACCTATTGTTTAAAAACCTCCATTCTGTACCCAATTCAATCGATTTGGTGTTTTCTGGTTTTAAAGTATTGAATGAAGATGAAGTTGGTGTATTCACTGCGCCACCTGCACCATAAGAATTCATGATATTGGTTACATATTCCGGCACATCATTTCCCACTTCAGCATAAGAACCGCGAACCTTGGCAAAACTCACCCATTCTGGTAAGCCCAATTTCTCATTGATAATGAAGTTAATCCCCGCTGATGGATAGAAGAAAGACATTTTATTGGTGAACGCTAAAGCAGAAGACCAGTCGTTACGGGCTGTCAGGTCTAAATTGATCCAGTTGTCGAACGCAAAACTTGCACTGGCAAATACGGAACGTAGTTGTTTATGCTTGGCAGTATTGCCTGAACTCAGGGGATCAAATACTGCAAAATTCTGGATTGCAAACTTATTTGGAATGTTAAGTCCTGTAGATCCGGAGTTAAAGATTGTTCCCTGATCATTAAAATCCTGGATACTGCTACCTATTGTACCTGAAATTTTAAACTTTTCCAAAGGAACATTAATATTGGCAATCACGTCTGCATATTGTTGTTTAGAGGTGTTGTTTCTAAAGTTCAATCCTCCGTTTGCACCGGTTAACACCGTTGACGTTCCTGCATAAAGGCGTTGTTCATACTTGTCTGTATAGTTATCCATACTTCCACGTGCCTGAACATCTAACCAGGGATTTACTTTATACTTGGCACTCACACTTAACATTAAGCGATCTCTGTTCAGTACATTTTGGTTTCTGTTTCCAATCCACCATGGGTTTTGCTGAATGTCATCTTTAAAAGGCCAGTTTTGCGTATTTAAGTTCCTTCCCGGATCAAATGTTTCAAAATTGTTTTTGTAGGATGCCAGATCTAATCCCTGTGGAAACAGGTATAAGCCTGTTAATGGGTTAAAATAAAGACCCGCATTTGGAGAGTTGTTGATCTGTTGCTTCACGTAGTTTACGTTCCCGGTTACGGTTAGCTTATCATCAAAGAAACTCCCTGTTTCTTTTAAATTCACATTATGACGGCTCAACTCATTCTTTGGCTGAATTCCGGTAGCCGTTGTGTTTGCATAAGAAAAATAAGTCTGCAACTTTTCAGATCCGGCAGATAGACTGATCGCATTGGTCCAGTTCTTTCCAGTTTGAAAATAACCTTTCTTATTGTTGGAGACACCTGACACTGCCGGCCCCCAGCTCTGGGCAGCACCTGCCGTGCTCTGTCCGTAAGTGGTTTGAAATTCCGGCGTATAAGCCACCTCATCTAAGCTGAAAGAAGAGGAGAAATTGACTTTTGCTTTCCCTGCTTCTCCTGATTTAGTGGTGATAATGATCACTCCATTTGCAGCCTGGCTACCATACAAGGCAGCAGCAGAAGCACCTTTAAGGATAGAAACGCTGGCGATATCCTCTGGATTCATATTGGAAATCGGGTCGCCTCCATCATAGGAATTACTTCCTCCAAACGCAGAGTTAGGCTGCCCTGTAGAAGCACCTCCGGTATTGGAAATAGGCTCACCTGAAGTATTGTTGTTCATTGGAACTCCATCAATCACATACAAGGCCTGATTGCTGCCTGCGGCAGATTTGTTTCCTCTTAGAATCACCTTTGCAGAACCACCTACTCCTGATGAACTGCGGGAAATGGTCAGACCGGCAACTTTACCATTCAAAGAGTTCACCAAATTGGTTTCTTTGGACTTGGTCAGCTCGCTGCCTTCTACCTGTTGTGTGGCATAAGTTGTTGCCCTACTTGATTTTTTAATACCCAGGGCGGTGACCACCACCGTCTCCAGGTTTTGCGAATTGCTGTTCAGGATCACGTCAATCGTTCCCTGAGTGCCTACGGTAATTTCTTTCACCGCATATCCCACATAAGAAAACACCAATACATCGCCTGCTTTGGCGGTGATTCCATATTGTCCGGAAACATTCGTTTGTGTGGCCAGCTGCGATCCTTTGACCTTTACCGATACGCCTGGCAAGGTCACCCCGGCCTCGTCTTTTACAGTTCCTTTAATGGTTTCCTGAAAATGTGATCTGAATGCCATTTCATGATCAGAGGAAATTCTGAGCGTCGGGAAGCTCTTTAATTTATCCGACTTTACACCAGCAAAAAGATTGGCCGATGCGTAAAGTAATAAACACGTCAGTTGTAATGGTTTTCTCATCTCCATTGATACGGTTAGGTTTAATAATTGGTTAGCTATACCGTTTTACCTTAATACATAATAAGGTGGTATAATGGTAGAGACCCCATTTGGAAATAAAATGCCTACAAGGAATTCATTTTTTTTGAAGATTATTTTTAATCCCTATCTTGCGATGGATAATTAGCCTAAAATAAAGCACTTGAAAATCGTAAAGCCTGACTTATCTGGTCTGTGGACAAAGATTTGCGTCGAAGATGATCTGAAATCTTTCGAGGCTTTGTACCGCGCCTTAGGAGCTAAGCTGCTGAAGTTTTCAGTCTATTATGTATCGCAGAAAGAAGTAGCCGAAGAGATTGTTTCAGAAGTATTTGTGAAATGCTGGCAAAACCGGAAGGAAAGCACCCATGTTCTTAATCCGGAAACCTATCTCTTTGTTGCCGTAAAAAATCAATCTTTAAAGCACCTCAGAAAATACAGCAATGTTCATCTGGTAGAGATCGAAGCGCAGCAGGAATTCCAATTTCAGGACCATACCGATCCTTCAAAGGAATTGGAAAGGAAAGAGCTGCACATAAAACTGAATACCGCCATTGATACCCTTCCTGCTCAGGCTAGAATGGTGTTCAAGCTGATCAAAGAAAATGGGATGAAGTATAAAGAGGTCGCTGAAATTCTGAAGATCTCACCACGAACGGTACAAACCCAGCTTTTCCGGGCAATTACCAAACTACGGATTATTCTTGCTGCCTATCATGAACTGGATCACAGAAAAAGCAGCAGCAATGACCTGGTTAATCTGGTTATGCTTTTGGGGATAATACACTATTTTTTAGTCCATTGTAGGCAATTTTAGAAAAAACAGGAACCTTATATTTAACATACAAACAACACAGATAATACAGTACAAAAATGACTGATCAAAGATTTACAGAATTGCTTGGCAAAAAACTGGCAGATGAGATTTCCATGGAAGAACATAAAGAATTTATGCTTTTGCTGGAAGGAAATGCAGCCTACAGGCAGGAATATGAGTCTTTAAGCAGTTATTTCCAATCCGATGAAGTGGAGGAAGAAGATGCAATGCCTCTTTTTGAAAAGATCAAAGCAAGAATAGAAAATCCGGAATCCCTGGAAATCCCGGTTTCAAAAAACAGGTTTGGCAATTGGTATCGCATTGCAGCCGTTTTAGCCTTATGCATCTGCTCCTTTGGAGGATATCAGCTTTACACGAAAAAAATAAGCAGTCAGGCTGAATCCGTATTGGTCTGGAAAGAAATAAATACCCCAAGCCGCCTGACCTCAAAAATCACCCTCGCAGACGGAACAATCGTGACTTTAAACTCGGAAACGCAGTTGAAGTACCCTGCCGAATTCAAAGGAGATCACAGAGAAGTTTACCTGAGCGGAGAAGCCTTCTTTGACGTTAAAAAAGATGCAGAACATCCTTTTATCATCCATACGGAAAAGATAAACATCAAAGTCCTCGGAACGACTTTCGACGTAAAGGCCTATAAAAATGATCCGCATACAGAAGCAACCTTAATCACAGGCGCCATTCAGGTCAGCATAAATGACCTGCCTGAAAAACAAATCCTGCTGAAACCTTCGGAAAAGTTCAGCCTTCAGCATCAGGCAAAGAACGCGGCTGATTCCCCACTGTACAGCATTATCCCTTTAAATGATACCGAAACTTCATGGATGAACCATAAACTGGTTTTTAAGAATGAAACTTTTGACCTGCTCGCTAACAGCCTTTCCAGATGGTATGGCCTGCAGATCGTCTTTAAAAATGAAAGTTTAAAAAACAGCAGGTTCACAGGATTCTTTGAAAAGGAAAATATCTCTCAAGCTTTGAAAGCGCTGCAACTTATTGAACCATTTCGTTATAAAATACAAGACAAAACTGTTTATATTTACTAATTTGGCAAGCGGAATACGTTCCGGGAACCAGGGATATCAAATATAAATTTATAATGAAGCTAATTGGGTGGATGGTCATTTTCTTGACGCTTGTTGGCTCTTTATCCGGCTATTCACAATCTGAAGACGCAGCACAGCATAAAGTAAGCCTCAGCTTTAAATCAGCGGATTTCAAAAAGGTGATTGATGCCATACAAAAGCAAACGTCTTATCACTTTATTTTTAGTGAACGCAAAATTCCTGTAAACAAGATTAACATCCAGGTTAAAAACGAAAATGCTTTAAAGGTTCTGGATCAGATCCTGGCCAATTCCAACTACACTTATAAAGTTCTGCCCAACAATTTAATCGTCATACGCCCACGTAATGCTGAGGTAAATACCCGAATGCTTAAAGGAACAGTGCTGAATGAAAGCGGACAAGTGCTTCCCGGCACCTCCATAAAGGTAAAAGGGAGTGATTTCTCTACCACCAGCGATGCAAAAGGAGAATTTACCATTCCCGTGTTCCCCAACACCATTGTCCAGGCCTCTCAGGTCGGTTATTTTAAGAAGGAAATCCCTGTCGGTGTGCAAACTCAACTTCAGGTTAACCTGATCGCTAAGACAAATGAACTGGATGAAGTCGTGGTTACGGCCCTTGACATCAGGAAAGAAGAACGAAAGATCGGTTATGCCATTTCTACCATTTCCGGCGCAGAGCTGAGCAAAGCCAGGGAATCCAATCTGATCTATAGCTTAGAAGGACAAATTGCAGGATTAAATATCAGCGGTGTGTATGGTGGCCCCTCTTCTTCTGCCAGAATTTTACTGCGTGGTGCAGCGAGCATGAATGCAGGTTCTCCTTTATTTGTGGTCAATGGTGTGCCGATAGACAACACACAAAGAGGGAATGTCAATGAGTATGGTGGTGCCGATTACGGCGATGGAATCAGCAACATTAATCCCGATGATGTAGAAACGATCACCGTATTAAAAGGCTCAGCCGCCTCTGCACTCTATGGTGCACGTGCGGCAAATGGGGTCATCATCATCACGA comes from the Pedobacter sp. FW305-3-2-15-E-R2A2 genome and includes:
- a CDS encoding SusC/RagA family TonB-linked outer membrane protein codes for the protein MRKPLQLTCLLLYASANLFAGVKSDKLKSFPTLRISSDHEMAFRSHFQETIKGTVKDEAGVTLPGVSVKVKGSQLATQTNVSGQYGITAKAGDVLVFSYVGYAVKEITVGTQGTIDVILNSNSQNLETVVVTALGIKKSSRATTYATQQVEGSELTKSKETNLVNSLNGKVAGLTISRSSSGVGGSAKVILRGNKSAAGSNQALYVIDGVPMNNNTSGEPISNTGGASTGQPNSAFGGSNSYDGGDPISNMNPEDIASVSILKGASAAALYGSQAANGVIIITTKSGEAGKAKVNFSSSFSLDEVAYTPEFQTTYGQSTAGAAQSWGPAVSGVSNNKKGYFQTGKNWTNAISLSAGSEKLQTYFSYANTTATGIQPKNELSRHNVNLKETGSFFDDKLTVTGNVNYVKQQINNSPNAGLYFNPLTGLYLFPQGLDLASYKNNFETFDPGRNLNTQNWPFKDDIQQNPWWIGNRNQNVLNRDRLMLSVSAKYKVNPWLDVQARGSMDNYTDKYEQRLYAGTSTVLTGANGGLNFRNNTSKQQYADVIANINVPLEKFKISGTIGSSIQDFNDQGTIFNSGSTGLNIPNKFAIQNFAVFDPLSSGNTAKHKQLRSVFASASFAFDNWINLDLTARNDWSSALAFTNKMSFFYPSAGINFIINEKLGLPEWVSFAKVRGSYAEVGNDVPEYVTNIMNSYGAGGAVNTPTSSSFNTLKPENTKSIELGTEWRFLNNRLNFDFTYYKTNTKNQFLIANASQVSLFDKYYFNAGDIQNQGVEVILGYDVLGESELKWKTGINYSMNRNKVLKLAPNITEFTLSGSSGASFVSKFKEGGSYGDIYGSSLQHDAQGRVMIDAGGNPIVKEGGNSTYLGNANPRWQLGWNNSFNYKDFSLSFLFDGKFGGKVMSVTESTMEGYGVAKVTGTARDQGGVNVNGVDPSGNPVSKVDAAKWYNKVGGRDGVSSEHMYNATVVRLRELSFGYTVPMKQGFIKSLKLSLTGRNLFYVYKKAPFDPELSMSTANGLAGVDVFMPPATRNYGFSLNANF
- a CDS encoding RNA polymerase sigma-70 factor; the encoded protein is MKIVKPDLSGLWTKICVEDDLKSFEALYRALGAKLLKFSVYYVSQKEVAEEIVSEVFVKCWQNRKESTHVLNPETYLFVAVKNQSLKHLRKYSNVHLVEIEAQQEFQFQDHTDPSKELERKELHIKLNTAIDTLPAQARMVFKLIKENGMKYKEVAEILKISPRTVQTQLFRAITKLRIILAAYHELDHRKSSSNDLVNLVMLLGIIHYFLVHCRQF
- a CDS encoding FecR family protein, whose amino-acid sequence is MTDQRFTELLGKKLADEISMEEHKEFMLLLEGNAAYRQEYESLSSYFQSDEVEEEDAMPLFEKIKARIENPESLEIPVSKNRFGNWYRIAAVLALCICSFGGYQLYTKKISSQAESVLVWKEINTPSRLTSKITLADGTIVTLNSETQLKYPAEFKGDHREVYLSGEAFFDVKKDAEHPFIIHTEKINIKVLGTTFDVKAYKNDPHTEATLITGAIQVSINDLPEKQILLKPSEKFSLQHQAKNAADSPLYSIIPLNDTETSWMNHKLVFKNETFDLLANSLSRWYGLQIVFKNESLKNSRFTGFFEKENISQALKALQLIEPFRYKIQDKTVYIY